A single region of the Brassica rapa cultivar Chiifu-401-42 chromosome A03, CAAS_Brap_v3.01, whole genome shotgun sequence genome encodes:
- the LOC103861467 gene encoding thaumatin-like protein 1 yields the protein MIITVLHSLVSFYFIIIPTLIFFHGSNGATITIVNRCSFTVWPGILPNSGSGDIGTTGFELASGGARSFQAPASWSGRFWARTGCNFDSQTGQGTCLTGDCGSNQVECNGSGAKPPATLAEFTIGSGPEDPTRKQDFYDVSLVDGYNVPMVVEASGGSEGNCLTTGCVTDLNQRCPAELRFGSGSACKSACEAFGSPEYCCSGAYASPTECKPSMYSEIFKTACPRSYSYAFDDATSTFTCTSADYTITLCPYLPSQKSAANGWREGSGSAGSSPSPLSTWLSDVFSSGSSYIHKSSKYLPIFCCIFLFLWWF from the exons atgATCATAACAGTTCTTCATTCTCTTGTCTCGTTTTATTTCATCATCATCCCAACCCTCATCTTCTTCCATG GAAGTAACGGTGCTACAATAACTATCGTAAACCGATGCAGCTTCACTGTCTGGCCTGGAATTTTACCCAACTCAGGAAGTGGGGACATAGGAACCACTGGTTTTGAGTTAGCCTCTGGTGGTGCACGTTCCTTCCAAGCTCCAGCAAGCTGGTCTGGTCGGTTTTGGGCAAGAACTGGTTGTAACTTCGACTCTCAAACAGGCCAAGGCACTTGCTTAACCGGTGACTGCGGTTCCAACCAAGTAGAGTGTAACGGCTCAGGAGCCAAACCACCCGCTACACTAGCCGAGTTCACAATCGGGTCAGGTCCAGAAGACCCGACCCGAAAACAAGACTTCTACGACGTGAGCCTTGTGGACGGATACAACGTCCCTATGGTAGTTGAAGCTAGTGGAGGGTCAGAAGGTAACTGTTTGACCACAGGATGCGTAACGGATCTAAACCAAAGATGTCCAGCGGAGCTCCGGTTCGGATCCGGGTCAGCATGCAAAAGCGCGTGCGAAGCGTTTGGTAGTCCAGAGTATTGTTGTAGTGGCGCGTACGCTTCACCAACCGAGTGTAAACCGTCCATGTACTCGGAGATATTCAAAACAGCGTGTCCTAGATCGTACAGCTACGCGTTTGACGATGCTACGAGTACGTTCACATGCACTTCTGCAGATTATACCATCACTCTTTGCCCTTACTTGCCTAG CCAAAAATCTGCAGCTAATGGGTGGAGAGAGGGCAGTGGATCTGCAGGAAGCTCACCGTCTCCATTGTCTACGTGGTTATCTGATGTATTCAGTTCTGGCTCATCATATATTCATAAATCTTCCAAATATTTACCCATCTTTtgttgtatttttctttttctttggtggttttga